A region from the Polaribacter sp. Hel1_33_78 genome encodes:
- a CDS encoding ABC transporter ATP-binding protein, whose product MIKKYRNTAHIFKFPNIDLGKREDFLILGKSGVGKTTFLYLLAGLLKPISGKIIINKIEFNSLTKNKLDEFRGRNIGLVFQKKHPIKSFNVIENLKARLFLVKKIEILLTQLNIAELKKSNIHKLSEGQLQRLGIALSVIHNPQVILADKPTSSLDDENCKIVIELLKHQAKQANANLIVITHDQRIKPFFQNSIAL is encoded by the coding sequence ATAATCAAAAAATATAGAAATACAGCACACATTTTTAAATTTCCTAATATAGATTTAGGGAAAAGAGAAGATTTCCTAATTTTAGGAAAATCTGGGGTAGGAAAAACCACCTTTTTATATCTTTTAGCAGGTTTATTAAAACCAATTAGCGGAAAAATAATAATTAATAAAATTGAATTTAATTCTTTAACCAAAAATAAATTGGATGAATTTAGAGGCCGAAATATTGGACTTGTTTTTCAAAAAAAACATCCGATTAAATCTTTCAATGTAATCGAAAATTTAAAAGCACGTCTTTTTTTAGTAAAAAAAATAGAAATTTTACTAACACAATTAAATATTGCTGAATTAAAAAAAAGTAACATTCATAAATTAAGTGAAGGACAATTACAAAGATTAGGTATTGCTCTATCGGTAATACATAATCCGCAAGTTATTTTAGCTGATAAACCCACTTCAAGTTTAGATGATGAAAATTGTAAAATTGTTATTGAGTTACTAAAACATCAGGCAAAACAGGCCAATGCCAATTTAATCGTCATAACGCATGACCAAAGAATAAAACCTTTCTTTCAAAATTCAATTGCCCTATGA
- the folE gene encoding GTP cyclohydrolase I FolE: MNKQDIEIIGDNHISSSVETPMLSNAFNTSDDEKIKTIQHHFGKIMETLGLDLSDDSLSGTPYRFAKMYVKELYYGLNPKNKPKMSVFDNKYGYKKMLVEQNITIDSSCEHHFLPIIGHAHIAYIPKEKVIGLSKINRLVDYYAHRPQVQERLSLQILKDLQNILETKDVIVMICAKHLCVSSRGIKDKDSFTTTIEYDGSFEEKIYREEFLNIINNQKI; this comes from the coding sequence ATGAATAAACAAGATATTGAAATAATTGGAGATAATCATATTTCATCAAGTGTTGAAACACCAATGCTTTCCAATGCGTTTAACACGTCAGATGATGAAAAAATTAAAACTATCCAGCACCATTTTGGAAAAATAATGGAAACACTTGGACTCGATTTATCAGATGATAGTTTGTCTGGTACACCGTATCGTTTTGCAAAAATGTATGTAAAGGAACTGTATTATGGGTTAAACCCCAAAAACAAACCAAAAATGTCTGTGTTTGACAACAAATACGGATATAAAAAAATGCTCGTAGAACAAAATATCACAATAGACTCTTCTTGCGAACATCATTTTTTACCAATAATAGGACATGCGCATATTGCATACATTCCTAAAGAAAAAGTAATAGGCCTTTCAAAAATAAATCGGTTAGTAGATTATTATGCGCATCGTCCACAGGTACAAGAAAGATTATCATTACAAATCCTTAAAGATTTACAAAATATTTTAGAAACAAAAGATGTCATTGTAATGATTTGTGCAAAGCACCTATGTGTATCTTCAAGAGGAATAAAAGATAAAGATAGTTTTACTACCACTATAGAATATGATGGCAGTTTTGAAGAAAAAATATATCGTGAGGAATTTTTAAACATAATTAATAATCAAAAAATATAG
- a CDS encoding MerC domain-containing protein, with the protein MILIKQKSDSIGVAASALCLIHCSATPFIFIVQSSSLMCCNATPNWWKSIDYLFLIISFLAICRSTQTTAKNWIKLAFWGSWFLLFFIIINEKMSLFPLKEYFIYFPAIALIVLHIYNKKYCRCNTTKCCTNE; encoded by the coding sequence ATGATATTAATAAAACAAAAATCAGATTCTATAGGAGTCGCAGCAAGTGCACTTTGTTTAATACATTGCAGTGCTACTCCATTTATTTTTATAGTACAAAGTTCTTCATTAATGTGTTGTAATGCAACACCTAATTGGTGGAAATCTATAGACTATTTATTTTTAATTATTTCTTTCCTGGCTATTTGTCGCTCCACGCAAACAACTGCTAAAAACTGGATAAAACTGGCCTTCTGGGGAAGTTGGTTTCTATTATTTTTTATTATAATCAATGAAAAAATGTCATTATTCCCTTTGAAGGAATACTTTATATATTTTCCAGCAATAGCATTAATCGTTTTGCATATCTACAATAAAAAATATTGCCGATGTAACACCACTAAATGCTGTACAAATGAATAA
- a CDS encoding Fur family transcriptional regulator has protein sequence MGILRKTKSVQILLSQFKNQTNAISVISLVSRLTSKMNKTTVYRVLDKLEDDGVLHSFLAKDGLKWYAKCSNCSSNKHSDVHPHFQCLDCGKVDCLAVSFSIPKIPNRKIEVSQLLIQGKCEACFG, from the coding sequence ATGGGTATTTTAAGAAAAACAAAATCTGTTCAGATATTACTTAGTCAATTCAAAAATCAAACGAACGCAATTTCGGTTATTTCTTTAGTGAGTCGACTTACTTCTAAAATGAATAAAACAACAGTATATCGCGTTTTAGATAAACTCGAAGATGATGGTGTTTTACATTCATTTCTTGCTAAAGATGGATTAAAATGGTATGCTAAATGTAGTAACTGTTCTTCAAATAAACATAGTGATGTTCATCCTCATTTTCAATGTTTAGATTGTGGAAAGGTCGATTGTTTAGCAGTTAGTTTTTCAATTCCAAAAATACCTAATAGGAAAATTGAGGTTTCTCAATTATTGATACAAGGAAAATGTGAAGCTTGTTTTGGTTAA
- a CDS encoding SDR family NAD(P)-dependent oxidoreductase: MKKLKDKVAIITGGAGGIGKATAKLFLKEGAKVMLIGRTESRLIAATKELDDSNVSYCVADVSNATETAAYVSKTVSKFGKIDIFFNNAGIEGKSSQITAYPDEVFDQVIAINLKGVWLGCKHVIPEMNDGGSVIISSSVAGLKGFSGLGAYVASKHGIVGIMRTAALEFAARNIRVNSVHPGPVNTRMMRDIEKDISPQAPNEVKKGFEEGIPFGRYAESIEIAQLVVFLASEDSKYITGTTQVIDGGMSIA; encoded by the coding sequence ATGAAAAAACTGAAAGATAAAGTTGCCATTATTACTGGTGGTGCTGGTGGTATTGGAAAAGCTACCGCAAAATTATTTTTAAAAGAAGGGGCTAAAGTGATGTTAATAGGAAGAACTGAAAGCAGGCTCATAGCTGCTACTAAAGAGCTCGATGATTCCAATGTTTCCTATTGTGTTGCAGATGTTTCAAATGCCACCGAAACAGCGGCATATGTATCTAAAACAGTATCTAAGTTTGGGAAAATAGATATTTTTTTTAATAATGCTGGCATAGAGGGGAAATCTTCACAAATAACAGCGTATCCTGATGAGGTTTTTGATCAAGTAATTGCAATAAATTTGAAGGGCGTTTGGTTAGGATGTAAGCACGTGATACCTGAAATGAATGATGGTGGTAGTGTCATAATTTCTTCTTCAGTGGCGGGTCTTAAGGGTTTTAGTGGATTAGGAGCTTATGTTGCAAGTAAACATGGAATTGTCGGAATTATGAGAACTGCCGCATTAGAATTTGCAGCAAGGAATATCCGGGTAAATTCTGTGCACCCTGGACCAGTGAACACACGTATGATGCGCGATATTGAAAAAGATATTTCGCCACAAGCACCCAATGAAGTTAAAAAGGGATTTGAGGAAGGCATCCCTTTTGGACGCTATGCAGAATCTATAGAAATTGCCCAACTGGTGGTTTTCTTGGCTTCGGAAGACAGCAAATACATAACAGGAACCACCCAAGTAATCGATGGAGGTATGTCTATTGCATAA
- a CDS encoding GerW family sporulation protein, with product MELHFEELLGKITDFIKTEAKTETVVGQQFDLGEFKCVPVIKVGMGFGSGGGEGTERKGSKGEGMGAGAGVGIEPIGFLVSKGDEISFLSAGKSQGLAAVFEKLPDLIEKFAQNRNVKEEATA from the coding sequence ATGGAATTACATTTTGAAGAATTATTAGGAAAAATTACAGACTTCATTAAAACGGAAGCTAAAACAGAAACGGTTGTTGGGCAGCAGTTCGACTTAGGCGAATTTAAGTGCGTACCAGTTATTAAGGTAGGGATGGGATTTGGTTCTGGAGGCGGCGAAGGTACAGAGCGCAAAGGAAGTAAAGGAGAAGGTATGGGCGCTGGTGCCGGTGTAGGTATAGAACCTATAGGTTTTTTAGTAAGCAAAGGAGACGAAATTTCGTTCTTGTCTGCTGGTAAATCACAAGGGCTCGCTGCAGTATTTGAAAAATTACCAGATCTTATCGAAAAATTTGCTCAAAATAGAAATGTAAAAGAAGAAGCTACGGCATAG
- a CDS encoding efflux RND transporter periplasmic adaptor subunit, which yields MKKYRRFIILILVIAVIGYFYVKPKLQSKKLDYTFTSLQKGNIEADVSSTGTVEAINTVEIGTQLSGTIEKIYVDYNDQVTAGQILAEMDLKLLKTNLNSAEANLGVSEAQVYQAKDEFDRNKKLYEKGVISTKEYNTSKYAYIQTVSAKKAAVARISNIKVSMGYGHITSPIKGTVIERSVEEGQTVAASFSTPTMFVIAEDLSKMQILADMDESDIGYIKDSMRVRFEVQTYPEKKFYGLVSQIRLQPIKINNVVNYQVVVDVDNQKGLLLPGMTANLEFITNAAKDVLLVNNSALRFRPNEDMLQKIKPILEQKAAEILPDSLQAKFNETINNEELYTPANFKRNLPKNIDGFFYKNEQGKLDFKFIEIGIKTGLQSEIKRFLDGLDLLEKSKAINGIKYKK from the coding sequence ATGAAAAAATATAGAAGGTTCATAATTCTGATTCTTGTAATTGCGGTAATAGGCTATTTTTATGTAAAACCTAAACTGCAGTCTAAGAAGTTAGACTATACTTTTACTTCTTTACAGAAAGGAAATATTGAGGCGGATGTATCTAGTACAGGTACTGTAGAAGCTATAAATACCGTGGAGATAGGAACACAATTATCGGGTACTATAGAAAAAATTTATGTAGATTATAATGACCAAGTTACCGCAGGTCAGATTCTTGCAGAAATGGATTTAAAATTATTAAAGACAAATTTAAATAGTGCAGAAGCTAATTTAGGTGTGAGTGAGGCACAAGTATATCAAGCCAAGGATGAATTTGATCGAAATAAAAAGTTGTATGAAAAAGGGGTTATTTCAACTAAAGAATATAATACCTCCAAATATGCTTATATCCAAACAGTAAGTGCTAAAAAAGCTGCCGTAGCCAGAATAAGTAATATAAAGGTAAGTATGGGATATGGCCATATTACTTCTCCTATTAAGGGCACTGTAATTGAGCGCAGTGTAGAAGAAGGCCAAACAGTAGCAGCATCCTTTTCAACACCTACCATGTTTGTGATTGCAGAAGACCTCTCAAAAATGCAAATTTTGGCAGATATGGACGAAAGTGATATTGGATATATCAAAGATAGTATGCGAGTTCGTTTTGAGGTACAAACATATCCAGAAAAAAAGTTTTACGGATTGGTAAGCCAAATTAGACTGCAACCCATAAAGATAAATAATGTGGTGAACTATCAAGTAGTCGTAGATGTTGATAACCAAAAAGGTTTGTTGTTGCCAGGAATGACTGCGAATCTTGAGTTTATAACAAATGCTGCCAAAGATGTACTATTAGTCAATAATTCGGCATTGCGATTTAGACCCAACGAAGACATGCTTCAGAAAATTAAACCAATTTTGGAGCAAAAAGCTGCAGAAATACTCCCAGACTCGTTGCAGGCAAAATTTAATGAAACCATTAATAATGAAGAGTTGTATACGCCTGCTAATTTTAAGAGAAATTTACCCAAGAACATCGATGGATTCTTTTATAAAAACGAGCAAGGAAAGTTGGATTTTAAGTTCATAGAAATAGGAATCAAAACAGGGCTACAATCAGAAATTAAAAGATTTCTTGACGGTTTAGATTTATTGGAGAAAAGTAAAGCAATCAATGGAATTAAGTATAAAAAATAA
- a CDS encoding ABC transporter ATP-binding protein, translated as MPLKKVIETKKLSRIFKNGEIEVRALTDVDMIINEGEFVAIMGASGSGKSTLLHIIGCLDSPTSGEYDLDSVRVNELNKNQLADVRNQKIGFIFQSYNLLSRTTALENVELPLIYNRTGQFSNSKELAKKALEQVGLADRMHHKTNELSGGQQQRVAIARALVNNPALILADEPTGNLDSMSSFDIADLFVQLNNKGKTIVMITHEPEIAQFAKRMIYLRDGRIISDKMIENRSTKEFAIKELEKPITA; from the coding sequence ATGCCTTTAAAGAAAGTCATTGAAACTAAAAAATTGAGCCGTATTTTTAAAAACGGAGAGATTGAAGTGCGTGCACTTACCGATGTAGATATGATTATAAACGAAGGGGAATTTGTGGCTATTATGGGGGCATCTGGCTCTGGGAAATCTACATTATTACATATTATTGGTTGTTTAGATAGTCCCACTTCAGGCGAATATGATTTAGATAGTGTGCGAGTAAACGAATTAAACAAAAATCAATTGGCAGATGTTCGAAATCAAAAAATAGGTTTCATTTTTCAAAGTTATAATCTATTGTCTAGAACCACAGCTTTAGAAAATGTAGAACTGCCTTTAATCTATAATAGAACAGGGCAATTTTCAAATTCCAAGGAACTTGCTAAAAAAGCATTGGAACAAGTTGGTTTGGCAGACCGGATGCATCACAAGACCAATGAACTTTCTGGAGGACAACAGCAACGGGTAGCTATTGCCAGAGCTTTAGTGAATAATCCGGCTCTAATTCTTGCAGATGAACCCACAGGAAATTTGGATAGTATGTCTAGTTTTGATATTGCAGATCTTTTTGTGCAGCTAAATAATAAAGGAAAGACCATTGTTATGATTACCCACGAACCCGAGATTGCTCAGTTTGCAAAACGGATGATTTACCTCAGAGATGGAAGAATAATTTCTGATAAAATGATAGAAAATAGAAGTACCAAAGAATTTGCGATCAAGGAATTAGAAAAACCTATAACCGCATAA
- a CDS encoding ABC transporter permease gives MLGIIIGVGAVIMTISAGEGATLQVQNQISGLGTNLLMIRTKTEHKAGINVRMGRRIDKKDFDMLQKNSVWMPQLSPLMALGAQAIGANGYMSTTVYGVSYDYFTITSREIELGSFFTEEDVRTAKKYCIIGETIREELFPGQDPVGRQIRINKVPFIVVGLLKEEGSGGMGQDMDDIIVAPYTTIQNRLFGHQRGYNMILASALSEDHITNAEIEATELLRESHKIKDEDEDDFEITTQIELQEITGNITGILTILLGAVASISLIVGGIGIMNIMLVSVTERTREIGTRLAIGARESDILTQFLIEAIVLSLVGGLLGIVFGIVGNQIIYKVTSFYIPTAFYSIAIGFGFSALIGVTFGYFPARKAAKLNPIDALRYE, from the coding sequence ATGCTCGGTATTATTATTGGTGTCGGTGCTGTAATTATGACAATTTCTGCAGGAGAGGGCGCAACATTGCAAGTTCAAAACCAAATATCTGGTTTAGGGACAAATCTATTGATGATACGAACCAAGACAGAGCATAAAGCGGGTATCAACGTAAGAATGGGAAGGCGAATAGATAAGAAGGACTTTGATATGTTACAAAAAAATTCTGTTTGGATGCCACAATTATCTCCTTTGATGGCTCTTGGAGCGCAAGCTATTGGAGCAAATGGATATATGTCTACAACAGTCTATGGAGTTTCGTATGATTATTTTACAATTACAAGCAGAGAGATAGAACTTGGAAGTTTTTTTACGGAAGAAGATGTAAGAACAGCCAAAAAATATTGCATTATTGGCGAAACAATACGAGAAGAATTATTTCCAGGACAAGATCCTGTTGGTAGACAAATTCGAATAAATAAAGTACCCTTTATTGTAGTGGGTTTATTAAAAGAGGAAGGATCGGGTGGTATGGGTCAAGATATGGATGATATCATAGTTGCGCCGTATACCACGATTCAGAATAGATTATTTGGTCATCAAAGAGGCTATAATATGATTTTGGCAAGTGCGCTGAGCGAAGATCATATTACCAATGCAGAAATAGAAGCAACAGAATTGTTGCGAGAATCACACAAGATTAAGGATGAGGATGAAGATGATTTTGAAATTACCACCCAAATCGAACTTCAGGAAATTACGGGTAATATTACCGGAATTTTGACAATCCTATTGGGAGCTGTTGCAAGTATTTCACTGATCGTTGGAGGTATTGGTATTATGAATATTATGCTGGTCTCTGTGACCGAACGAACACGAGAAATAGGGACAAGATTGGCAATAGGCGCAAGAGAAAGCGATATTTTGACACAATTTTTAATTGAAGCGATTGTATTGAGTTTGGTGGGTGGTTTATTAGGTATTGTATTTGGTATTGTTGGAAATCAAATTATCTATAAAGTAACCAGTTTTTATATTCCCACGGCTTTCTATTCAATAGCAATCGGTTTTGGTTTTTCTGCACTTATAGGGGTTACTTTTGGTTATTTCCCTGCGCGGAAGGCAGCAAAACTGAATCCGATAGATGCCTTACGTTATGAATAA
- a CDS encoding arsenate reductase family protein: MGEIATSDRQITLFYSSKSSRAKQTLAYAKAEGLPIQEIDILKTKLTGTQIVELADRLHLTVVDLINQEHPEYTSNFEHHNFSTTDWIKMIQHNPEIMKQPIALRGDTTILVETPTDIVKI; the protein is encoded by the coding sequence ATGGGAGAGATTGCTACATCAGATAGACAAATAACATTGTTCTATAGCTCAAAGTCTTCGAGAGCAAAACAAACTTTGGCATATGCGAAGGCAGAAGGATTGCCAATTCAAGAAATTGATATTTTAAAAACAAAACTTACGGGAACTCAAATAGTAGAACTTGCGGATAGATTGCATCTGACGGTCGTGGATCTTATAAACCAAGAGCATCCGGAATATACATCAAATTTTGAACATCATAATTTCTCGACAACCGACTGGATAAAAATGATACAACATAACCCAGAGATTATGAAACAACCCATTGCTTTAAGAGGAGATACAACGATCTTAGTAGAAACTCCCACGGACATCGTTAAAATATAG
- a CDS encoding carboxymuconolactone decarboxylase family protein: MKNYIKKYEDILTRMEKLGGKIPTTMSGFGALHKASMASGVISAKAKELIALGISIAANCEGCIAFHVHDALENGATSEEILETIGVAICMGGGPALVYGCEAMEALEQFKAVNN; this comes from the coding sequence ATGAAAAACTACATCAAAAAATATGAAGATATTTTAACACGCATGGAGAAACTAGGAGGAAAAATACCAACAACCATGAGTGGTTTTGGCGCACTTCATAAGGCTAGCATGGCGAGCGGAGTAATATCCGCCAAAGCAAAAGAACTAATTGCCTTGGGTATCTCCATCGCTGCAAACTGTGAAGGTTGTATTGCTTTTCATGTGCACGATGCTTTGGAGAATGGTGCAACATCAGAAGAAATTTTAGAAACTATTGGAGTCGCTATTTGTATGGGAGGAGGTCCAGCACTCGTATATGGATGCGAGGCAATGGAGGCTCTTGAACAATTTAAGGCAGTTAATAATTAA
- the ftsH gene encoding ATP-dependent zinc metalloprotease FtsH — translation MRINPYWLYVFFLFLIFSPFLFDSLFKTQEISWLTFETKMLVSQDVEKIVIVNKEFAEIYIKEDRLVDTKYQAANKNKLATASGPHYAMQIGSLESFEHKLEKAQEGFLKSNRIEILYISRTNFSSIFSWMFPVFLIVLFWMFLLRRQGKGRFGTGTIMNFGKSTAKLASKDVRSKVTFDDVAGLEEAKIEIMEIVDFLKNPETYTKLGAKIPKGVMLVGPPGTGKTLLAKAVAGEAQVPFFSLSGSEFVEMFVGIGASRVRDLFKQAKSKAPSIIFIDEIDAIGRARGKANAFSSNDERENTLNQLLTELDGFGTNTGVIVLSATNRADILDKALLRPGRFDRHIYLELPTKQEREAIFKVHLKPVVKGNDVDISLLASLSPGFSGADIANMCNEAALIAARKAKKKVSQEDFIEARDRIVGGLERKGKLISPKEKQIVAHHEAGHAVVSWYLENVESLVKVSIIPRGKSLGAAWYLPEENQIITKSQFTDRICAALGGRAAEEIIFNEISSGAIDDLEKVTKQAYSMVAYYGLNKEIGPLSFYDSTGQNERFLTKPYSEYLGKRIDEEVIKLITSEYERAKELLTKHSVQLEELAQLLLTKEVAHKQDLELILGEREGVNNSKVLAKT, via the coding sequence ATGAGGATAAATCCTTACTGGTTGTATGTTTTTTTTCTTTTTTTAATCTTTTCTCCTTTTTTATTTGATTCACTTTTTAAAACACAAGAAATAAGTTGGCTCACTTTTGAAACAAAAATGTTGGTTTCACAGGATGTTGAAAAAATTGTCATTGTAAACAAAGAGTTTGCTGAAATTTATATAAAAGAAGATCGCCTTGTAGACACCAAATATCAAGCCGCAAACAAAAATAAGTTGGCCACTGCATCGGGTCCTCATTATGCAATGCAGATTGGATCTTTAGAGAGCTTTGAGCATAAACTGGAAAAAGCACAGGAAGGTTTTTTGAAAAGTAATCGTATTGAAATATTATATATAAGTCGTACGAATTTTAGCAGTATATTTTCTTGGATGTTTCCAGTCTTTTTGATTGTGCTATTCTGGATGTTCCTACTCAGAAGACAGGGTAAAGGTAGATTTGGTACTGGTACGATTATGAATTTCGGTAAATCTACAGCAAAACTAGCAAGTAAAGATGTAAGAAGCAAGGTAACCTTTGATGATGTTGCTGGGCTTGAAGAAGCCAAAATTGAAATCATGGAGATTGTCGATTTTTTAAAGAACCCCGAGACATACACCAAGCTAGGAGCCAAAATACCTAAAGGGGTAATGCTGGTTGGCCCTCCTGGAACAGGTAAAACATTATTAGCAAAGGCGGTGGCAGGAGAAGCACAAGTGCCCTTTTTTTCATTATCGGGATCTGAATTTGTTGAAATGTTTGTTGGTATTGGAGCATCAAGAGTGCGTGATCTATTCAAACAAGCCAAATCGAAAGCACCTAGCATTATTTTTATTGATGAAATAGATGCTATTGGTCGGGCACGGGGAAAAGCAAATGCATTTAGCAGTAACGATGAGCGAGAGAATACATTGAATCAATTGCTTACAGAACTAGATGGTTTTGGCACAAACACAGGGGTTATTGTACTTTCCGCAACAAATAGAGCCGATATATTAGATAAAGCTTTGTTACGACCAGGTCGCTTTGATCGGCATATTTATTTAGAACTTCCAACAAAACAAGAACGAGAGGCTATTTTTAAAGTACACTTAAAGCCAGTGGTGAAAGGGAATGATGTAGATATTTCTCTTTTAGCTTCTTTAAGTCCTGGTTTTTCAGGAGCTGATATAGCCAATATGTGCAATGAAGCTGCGCTAATTGCAGCACGAAAAGCGAAGAAAAAAGTTAGTCAAGAAGATTTTATTGAGGCTAGAGACCGAATTGTGGGAGGTCTAGAACGTAAAGGCAAACTAATTTCACCAAAAGAAAAACAAATTGTGGCACATCACGAAGCAGGGCATGCTGTAGTGAGTTGGTATCTAGAGAATGTAGAATCTTTGGTTAAAGTTTCTATCATTCCAAGAGGAAAATCTTTAGGAGCTGCCTGGTATCTTCCAGAAGAAAATCAAATTATAACAAAAAGTCAATTTACAGATCGAATCTGTGCCGCTTTGGGGGGCAGAGCTGCAGAAGAAATCATTTTTAATGAAATATCATCTGGAGCTATTGACGATCTCGAAAAAGTAACAAAACAGGCTTATAGTATGGTGGCGTATTACGGACTAAATAAAGAGATTGGCCCTTTAAGTTTCTATGATTCTACGGGTCAAAATGAGCGATTTCTTACAAAACCATATAGTGAATATTTAGGGAAACGTATCGATGAAGAGGTTATAAAACTGATAACTTCAGAATATGAGAGAGCAAAAGAGTTACTGACAAAGCATAGCGTTCAACTAGAAGAATTGGCGCAATTACTATTAACGAAAGAGGTAGCGCATAAGCAAGATTTAGAGCTTATTTTAGGAGAACGAGAGGGTGTAAATAATAGCAAAGTACTAGCTAAGACATAA
- a CDS encoding RNA polymerase sigma factor: protein MTNQTFSYTKGQQLRSSIKQTLPNLLKLKREENKIKFNKLLLELVPDMEKYIVKRMRTAIQQEHFPKNKYKVDDFIDQLFIEIYDQIEQFSNEYEFYVWIYKKTNELLDDAITEETFDDLFLKNIDDYSKQEWDQMREKFTAEYDGDLIMKEDLNDISYYKEAYTLKDIFIENTEDYLEAEIDEILHEEEVDKHIQIVLHNLPLPMQNVFELFTKQHRTLAEIAEIRNISIVKAQQLLNDARKSLKISLFNRYTFDSETLFIDES, encoded by the coding sequence ATGACAAATCAGACTTTCTCATATACTAAAGGTCAACAACTTCGCAGCTCTATAAAACAAACACTTCCCAATCTACTTAAATTAAAGCGGGAAGAAAATAAAATAAAATTCAATAAATTACTGCTAGAATTAGTTCCCGATATGGAGAAATATATTGTCAAAAGAATGAGAACTGCAATACAACAAGAGCACTTTCCGAAGAACAAATACAAAGTAGATGATTTTATAGATCAGTTATTTATTGAAATCTATGATCAAATTGAACAATTCTCTAATGAATATGAGTTCTATGTATGGATTTATAAAAAAACCAACGAATTACTAGATGATGCTATTACTGAAGAAACATTTGATGATCTATTTCTAAAAAATATAGATGACTATTCAAAACAAGAATGGGATCAAATGCGAGAAAAATTTACAGCTGAATATGATGGCGATCTTATCATGAAAGAAGACCTCAACGATATATCTTATTATAAAGAGGCATATACACTTAAAGATATATTTATTGAAAATACTGAAGATTATCTTGAAGCAGAAATAGATGAAATCTTGCACGAAGAAGAGGTGGACAAGCACATTCAAATCGTACTTCATAATTTACCATTGCCCATGCAAAATGTTTTTGAGCTCTTTACAAAACAGCATCGTACTCTAGCAGAAATTGCAGAAATAAGAAATATAAGTATTGTAAAAGCGCAGCAACTTTTAAATGATGCTAGAAAATCACTAAAAATCAGCCTATTTAATAGATATACTTTCGATTCAGAAACTCTTTTTATAGATGAATCATAA
- a CDS encoding BON domain-containing protein, which translates to MMKSDSEIKEDVLDELVWQPNIDETQIGVIVKNGVVTLSGVVDSYSKKLAAEKAVKSVSGVRAVAEDIAVKYGNSYKKTDGEIARATADALKWNSSVPENEIKVKVENGWVYLSGEVKWDYQKSAAKRSVQDLLGVHGVSNTIAIKQAVKPFEIKEKIKKAFQRMADVDAKNITVDVEGHTVKLRGKVHSISEKNEARKTAYFAPGVYEVENELEVVL; encoded by the coding sequence ATGATGAAATCAGATTCAGAAATTAAAGAGGATGTTCTAGATGAACTAGTTTGGCAACCAAATATCGATGAAACTCAAATTGGAGTTATCGTAAAAAACGGAGTTGTGACCTTAAGTGGTGTGGTAGACAGTTACTCAAAAAAGCTTGCTGCAGAGAAGGCTGTTAAAAGTGTCTCTGGCGTAAGAGCAGTAGCGGAAGATATAGCGGTTAAATATGGAAACAGTTATAAAAAAACAGATGGGGAAATTGCGAGAGCAACGGCAGATGCTTTAAAATGGAATTCTTCTGTGCCAGAAAATGAAATTAAAGTGAAAGTTGAAAACGGCTGGGTTTACTTATCTGGAGAGGTGAAATGGGATTACCAAAAATCGGCAGCTAAGAGATCGGTTCAAGATTTATTGGGTGTGCACGGAGTGAGTAATACAATCGCCATAAAACAAGCCGTAAAACCATTTGAAATCAAAGAGAAAATTAAAAAAGCTTTTCAGCGTATGGCAGATGTTGATGCAAAAAATATTACTGTAGATGTTGAAGGGCATACTGTAAAGTTACGCGGTAAAGTGCATTCAATTTCAGAAAAAAATGAAGCAAGAAAAACTGCTTATTTCGCTCCTGGAGTATATGAAGTAGAGAATGAGTTGGAAGTAGTTTTATAA